A part of Sandaracinaceae bacterium genomic DNA contains:
- a CDS encoding 2-oxoglutarate and iron-dependent oxygenase domain-containing protein has product MEQTIPVVSLADGERDPERFEAQLGEALRDLGFVAVEDHGIPQRVFDAVYEDFARFFALDDALKRRHERPELGRARGYTSFGVEHAKDRDVPDLKEFFHVGREVDPTHPRRAALLANEWPDEVEGLRESTLALFGALDDVARRLLAAVGAHLGVGRALLPDLAEDGNSVLRVIHYPVCDGFDAPGAMRAAEHEDINLMTLLPPSPQSGLELLTREGEWRPIRAIEGQIIVDTGDMMSRITNGALPATTHRVVNPEGEPEARYSMPFFVHPHVDAVLEVLPPCRGDADPPPVRAQEFLMERLRAIGVAS; this is encoded by the coding sequence ATGGAACAGACCATCCCCGTCGTGTCGCTCGCGGACGGTGAGCGCGACCCGGAGCGCTTCGAAGCGCAGCTCGGCGAGGCCCTGCGCGACCTCGGCTTCGTGGCCGTGGAAGACCACGGGATCCCGCAGCGTGTGTTCGACGCGGTCTACGAGGACTTCGCGCGGTTCTTCGCGCTCGACGACGCGCTCAAGCGGCGCCACGAGCGCCCCGAGCTGGGCCGCGCCCGCGGCTACACGTCGTTCGGGGTCGAGCACGCCAAGGATCGCGACGTCCCGGACCTGAAGGAGTTCTTCCACGTCGGTCGCGAGGTCGACCCGACGCACCCGCGCCGCGCCGCGCTGCTCGCGAACGAGTGGCCGGACGAGGTGGAGGGGCTGCGCGAGAGCACGCTCGCGCTCTTCGGCGCGCTCGACGACGTCGCGCGGCGGCTGCTCGCGGCGGTCGGTGCCCACCTCGGCGTGGGCCGCGCGCTGCTCCCCGACCTCGCCGAGGACGGCAACAGCGTGCTGCGCGTCATCCACTACCCCGTGTGCGATGGGTTCGACGCGCCCGGCGCGATGCGCGCGGCGGAGCACGAGGACATCAACCTGATGACGCTGCTGCCTCCCTCGCCGCAGAGCGGCCTCGAGCTGCTGACGCGCGAGGGTGAGTGGCGGCCCATCCGCGCCATCGAGGGGCAGATCATCGTCGACACGGGCGACATGATGAGCCGGATCACGAACGGCGCGCTGCCCGCGACGACGCACCGCGTGGTCAACCCGGAGGGCGAGCCGGAGGCGCGCTACTCGATGCCCTTCTTCGTGCACCCGCACGTGGACGCGGTCCTCGAGGTGCTGCCGCCCTGTCGCGGCGACGCCGACCCGCCGCCGGTCCGGGCGCAGGAATTCCTGATGGAGCGCCTCCGCGCGATCGGGGTGGCGTCGTGA
- a CDS encoding serine/threonine-protein kinase: MHVTSERRTLPPGTRVARRYVLGRPLGRGGSSIVYAASDPDGRPVAVKILDPEPEHRATERERLFREARITEQLRHPAIVRVHDSGPLAGGMAYLVMERLDGITLEEHLDGRFWMDLEEARALARVLLDALSAAHDAGVIHRDVKPANLILQGGRPAAPKLIDFGIGRDLGDPRSRVTAPDVVVGTVGYMAPEQLFGDEPTPRTDVYAAGATLYEMLAGRPPHEIDGGDIRDVLGAMVRPPTPLASLRPAIPPALAAGVMRALEKAPRDRFADCRELADACGLEARAA, from the coding sequence ATGCACGTCACCTCGGAGCGACGGACCCTGCCTCCCGGCACACGTGTCGCCAGGCGCTATGTGCTGGGTCGTCCCCTCGGGCGCGGGGGCTCCTCCATCGTCTACGCGGCGAGCGATCCGGACGGGCGCCCCGTCGCGGTGAAGATCCTCGACCCGGAGCCCGAGCACCGGGCGACCGAGCGCGAGCGGCTCTTTCGCGAGGCGCGCATCACGGAGCAGCTGCGCCACCCCGCCATCGTGCGCGTGCACGACAGCGGGCCGCTCGCGGGCGGCATGGCGTACCTGGTGATGGAGCGGCTCGACGGGATCACCCTCGAGGAGCACCTGGACGGGCGCTTCTGGATGGATCTGGAGGAGGCGCGCGCGCTGGCCCGCGTGCTCCTGGACGCGTTGAGCGCGGCCCACGACGCGGGCGTGATCCACCGCGACGTGAAGCCCGCGAACCTCATCCTGCAGGGCGGACGTCCGGCCGCGCCGAAGCTCATCGACTTCGGGATCGGGCGTGACCTCGGCGATCCGCGCAGCCGCGTGACGGCGCCGGACGTGGTGGTCGGCACCGTCGGCTACATGGCGCCAGAGCAGCTCTTCGGGGACGAGCCGACCCCGCGGACCGACGTCTACGCGGCGGGCGCCACGCTGTACGAGATGCTCGCGGGCAGGCCGCCGCACGAGATCGACGGGGGCGACATCCGCGACGTGCTGGGCGCGATGGTCCGCCCGCCGACGCCGCTCGCGTCGCTCCGGCCCGCGATCCCACCCGCGCTGGCCGCCGGCGTGATGCGCGCGCTCGAGAAGGCCCCACGGGATCGCTTCGCGGACTGCCGAGAGCTCGCCGACGCCTGCGGCCTCGAGGCCCGCGCCGCCTGA
- a CDS encoding protein phosphatase 2C domain-containing protein gives MTRGLGAVASLRVSGAGDTHIGGREHNEDAVLLRPDLELYLVADGAGGHNAGNVASTLATATVAHYFESTIEQAKKAPAYDDMGLSWAARRLATAFQKANREVIEIAQSSEQKKGMGTTLVAAYFDMAHSMLVLGHVGDSRCYRLRAGLLERLTQDHTLINDVLELKPDIDPDSAAKLPRNVITNALGMDDKVRVSVRTHQVAPGDRYVLCSDGLTDEVDDGQIQQAVQLASTPDEAVRLLIDLAVDQQPRDNVSALVLICGLAPGVGRLPEQTVPPRRNYPEEQEAVLIVDEDDDEESMEVLIIEDPDDDDAPEIQIVEDRAATDAGKRRRPDETIVHKRKP, from the coding sequence ATGACACGCGGCCTGGGCGCGGTGGCGTCGTTACGCGTCAGCGGAGCCGGCGACACCCACATCGGGGGACGAGAGCACAACGAGGACGCGGTCCTGCTGCGCCCTGACCTCGAGCTGTACCTCGTGGCCGACGGCGCCGGCGGGCACAACGCGGGGAACGTCGCGTCCACCCTCGCCACCGCGACGGTGGCTCACTACTTCGAGTCCACCATCGAGCAGGCCAAGAAGGCGCCGGCGTACGACGACATGGGGCTCTCGTGGGCCGCGCGCCGCCTGGCGACCGCGTTCCAGAAGGCGAACCGGGAGGTCATCGAGATCGCCCAGAGCTCCGAGCAGAAGAAGGGCATGGGCACCACGCTCGTGGCCGCCTACTTCGATATGGCGCACTCGATGCTCGTGCTCGGTCACGTGGGCGACAGCCGCTGCTATCGCTTGCGCGCCGGGCTGCTGGAGCGGCTGACCCAGGACCACACGCTCATCAACGACGTGCTGGAACTGAAGCCGGACATCGATCCGGACAGCGCCGCGAAGCTCCCGCGGAACGTCATCACCAACGCCCTGGGCATGGACGACAAGGTCCGCGTCTCGGTGCGCACCCACCAGGTCGCGCCGGGCGATCGCTACGTGCTCTGCTCGGACGGCCTGACCGACGAGGTCGACGACGGACAGATCCAGCAGGCGGTCCAGCTCGCGAGCACGCCCGACGAGGCGGTGCGGCTGCTGATCGACCTCGCGGTGGACCAGCAGCCCCGCGACAACGTCTCCGCGCTCGTGCTCATCTGCGGCCTCGCGCCCGGCGTGGGGCGGCTCCCCGAGCAGACCGTCCCGCCGCGCCGCAACTACCCCGAAGAGCAGGAGGCGGTGCTCATCGTCGACGAGGACGACGACGAGGAGTCCATGGAGGTCCTCATCATCGAGGATCCGGACGACGACGACGCGCCGGAGATCCAGATCGTCGAGGATCGCGCGGCCACCGACGCCGGGAAGCGCCGCCGCCCGGACGAGACGATCGTCCACAAACGCAAGCCCTGA
- a CDS encoding response regulator has translation MSSAPPVILVIDDDDEMLRLVTLAFRRTAATVVTQNGGFGALTAIASRRPVVVLLDVTMPGLDGPAVVELVRGDPELARTRVIFWSALGREALDEARERSGADAAIPKTSGATALVDQVCDWLLAWDGVDLRA, from the coding sequence ATGTCGTCTGCCCCTCCCGTGATCCTGGTGATCGACGACGACGACGAGATGCTCCGGCTCGTCACGTTGGCATTTCGTCGCACCGCCGCGACCGTCGTCACCCAGAACGGTGGGTTCGGTGCGCTGACCGCCATCGCCAGCCGACGCCCGGTCGTCGTGCTGCTCGACGTCACCATGCCCGGGCTGGACGGACCCGCGGTGGTCGAGCTGGTGCGCGGGGACCCGGAGCTGGCGCGCACGCGCGTGATCTTCTGGTCCGCGCTCGGCCGCGAGGCGCTGGACGAGGCGCGAGAGCGCTCGGGCGCGGACGCCGCGATCCCGAAGACCTCCGGCGCCACCGCGCTGGTCGATCAGGTGTGCGATTGGCTGCTCGCCTGGGACGGCGTGGACCTGCGCGCCTGA
- a CDS encoding ferric reductase-like transmembrane domain-containing protein gives MIATRGLYVGVGLGLSALFAFGWAEAWAFERELFWVRASGWAGATLLLASIVTTPIGRLAGRFTAKPPSFGPLRRALGLSAAACASLHAGVALATYLGGAWGQLLALAWLRAGVLALLVLLALWLTSYPRVVRALRVELWKPLHRLVFVAALLALQHALLSPMADRAWVLGVFGLAGALALLRLVPQARRSTPSQASSQSHT, from the coding sequence GTGATCGCGACGCGCGGGTTGTACGTCGGGGTCGGGCTCGGGCTGAGCGCGCTCTTCGCCTTCGGATGGGCGGAGGCCTGGGCCTTCGAGCGTGAGCTGTTCTGGGTGCGGGCGAGCGGGTGGGCGGGCGCCACCCTGCTCCTGGCTTCGATCGTGACGACGCCGATCGGCCGACTCGCGGGCCGGTTCACGGCGAAGCCACCCTCCTTCGGGCCGCTCCGCCGCGCGCTCGGGCTGAGCGCCGCCGCCTGCGCGAGCCTTCACGCGGGCGTGGCGCTCGCCACCTACCTGGGCGGCGCCTGGGGGCAGCTGCTCGCGCTGGCGTGGCTTCGCGCCGGGGTCCTCGCGCTCCTGGTCCTGCTCGCGCTCTGGCTCACGAGCTACCCGCGCGTGGTCCGCGCGCTCCGGGTCGAGCTCTGGAAGCCGCTCCATCGCCTCGTCTTCGTCGCCGCGCTGCTCGCGCTCCAGCACGCGCTGCTCTCACCGATGGCCGATCGCGCGTGGGTCCTCGGCGTCTTCGGCCTCGCGGGCGCGCTCGCCCTGCTCCGGCTCGTGCCTCAGGCGCGCAGGTCCACGCCGTCCCAGGCGAGCAGCCAATCGCACACCTGA
- a CDS encoding protein kinase produces the protein MAIQCGSCGQDNREGARFCLRCGSALAVDPAADPLVGRVLHERYRVMRVLGEGGMGRVYLGEQQMGPASREVAIKVLHEKHSRDETLRQRFYGECEVVVGLTHPHTIQFHDFGALEDGRLFIVMEYIEGHSLADALLAGPMPLPRVERLVSQIAGSLQEAHERQVIHRDLKPDNVLLTTRGGETDFVKVCDFGIAKRPVEGGALGAGPALTLQGTVIGTPQYMSPEQLAGGDIDARSDVYSLGLMVYEMLAGRRPFEASSALEWAAKHTASTPPPLASQPAAADLPAHVHEAVMSALAKRPDERPESMRAFANALLGRSDATTPITMNGRASTSGPNATPPSVPPIDQHAPTMLSPATPIGGAEVLRPAGVKPSLAPLVIGAVIFAVGIGAAGFLLRERLFGGPEPADAGTPPIDAGQDAGPLDAGPRTPTEHTHIVHFQRRVRDAALALGPPDGRYAVIQPQGTIVLEIAAGTRIATDGTSQPDVWIVIDDARSDPYRADVGVARNQYTTVGSELVGTLGLDADQFEISRIRYVRIKNRGRRNLYLDSVGAFSTVEADD, from the coding sequence ATGGCCATCCAATGCGGGAGCTGCGGGCAGGACAACCGCGAAGGCGCGCGATTCTGTCTGCGATGTGGCTCCGCCCTCGCCGTCGATCCTGCGGCGGACCCGCTGGTCGGGAGAGTCCTGCACGAGCGCTACCGCGTCATGCGCGTGCTCGGCGAGGGCGGCATGGGGCGGGTCTACCTCGGCGAGCAGCAGATGGGCCCGGCCTCCCGCGAGGTCGCCATCAAGGTCCTGCACGAGAAGCACTCGCGCGACGAGACCCTGCGCCAGAGGTTCTACGGGGAGTGCGAGGTGGTGGTCGGACTCACCCACCCGCACACCATCCAGTTTCACGACTTCGGCGCGCTCGAGGACGGCCGACTCTTCATCGTGATGGAGTACATCGAGGGGCACTCCCTCGCCGACGCGCTCCTCGCCGGCCCCATGCCGCTGCCGCGCGTGGAGCGCCTCGTCAGCCAGATCGCCGGCTCCTTGCAGGAGGCGCACGAGCGGCAGGTGATCCACCGCGACCTGAAGCCCGACAACGTGCTGCTGACGACGCGCGGCGGGGAGACGGACTTCGTGAAGGTCTGCGACTTCGGCATCGCCAAGCGGCCGGTCGAAGGGGGGGCGCTCGGGGCCGGTCCCGCGCTGACCCTGCAGGGCACGGTGATCGGCACCCCGCAGTACATGAGCCCCGAGCAGCTCGCGGGCGGCGACATCGACGCGCGGAGCGACGTCTACAGCCTCGGGCTCATGGTCTACGAGATGCTGGCCGGCCGGCGCCCCTTCGAGGCGTCGAGCGCGCTCGAGTGGGCGGCCAAGCACACCGCGAGCACCCCGCCCCCGCTCGCGTCGCAGCCGGCGGCGGCGGATCTGCCGGCCCACGTGCACGAGGCCGTGATGAGCGCGCTCGCGAAGCGCCCGGACGAGCGCCCCGAGTCGATGCGCGCCTTCGCCAACGCGCTGCTCGGGCGGTCCGACGCGACCACGCCGATCACCATGAACGGGCGCGCCTCCACGAGCGGGCCGAACGCGACGCCTCCGAGCGTGCCGCCGATCGACCAGCACGCGCCCACCATGCTCTCGCCCGCGACCCCCATCGGCGGCGCGGAGGTGCTGCGCCCGGCGGGCGTGAAACCGAGCCTCGCCCCGCTCGTGATCGGCGCGGTGATCTTCGCGGTCGGGATCGGCGCGGCGGGCTTCCTGCTCCGCGAGCGCCTCTTCGGCGGGCCCGAGCCGGCCGACGCAGGGACGCCGCCGATCGACGCGGGGCAGGACGCCGGCCCGCTCGACGCGGGGCCGCGGACGCCGACCGAGCACACCCACATCGTGCACTTCCAGCGTCGCGTGCGGGACGCCGCCCTCGCCCTCGGGCCGCCAGACGGGCGCTACGCCGTGATCCAGCCGCAGGGGACCATCGTGCTCGAGATCGCGGCCGGCACGCGCATCGCCACCGACGGCACGAGCCAGCCCGACGTCTGGATCGTCATCGACGACGCGCGCTCCGACCCCTACCGGGCCGACGTCGGCGTGGCGCGGAACCAGTACACCACCGTCGGCTCGGAGCTGGTGGGCACCCTCGGGCTCGACGCCGATCAGTTCGAGATCTCGCGCATCCGCTACGTGCGGATCAAGAACCGCGGCCGCCGCAACCTCTACCTCGACTCGGTCGGCGCGTTCTCCACCGTCGAGGCCGACGACTGA
- a CDS encoding glutaredoxin family protein yields MPRRAILLLVTCLLVGCGSAVAPASAAERAQVPVTLYTTRWCPVCAHARGWLRARGVPFVERDVESDRAAAARWRQLNRAGTVPVADVDGRVLVGFVRDEWREALDAAAHRRAGRASVR; encoded by the coding sequence ATGCCTCGCCGCGCGATCCTGCTCCTCGTGACGTGTCTCCTCGTGGGGTGTGGCAGCGCGGTTGCGCCCGCCTCCGCCGCGGAGCGAGCGCAGGTCCCCGTGACGCTCTACACCACTCGGTGGTGCCCGGTCTGCGCGCACGCGCGCGGGTGGCTTCGGGCGCGCGGCGTCCCCTTCGTCGAGCGAGACGTGGAGAGCGACCGCGCCGCGGCCGCCCGCTGGCGCCAGCTGAACCGCGCGGGGACCGTGCCCGTGGCGGACGTCGACGGGCGCGTGCTCGTCGGCTTCGTGCGCGACGAGTGGCGGGAGGCGCTCGACGCCGCCGCGCATCGACGCGCCGGCCGGGCGTCAGTCCGCTGA
- the ligA gene encoding NAD-dependent DNA ligase LigA produces the protein MTVALQREELAKLAAQIQHHEAAYRRGEPEIPDSEFDEMFDRYVELADALGVKPEERLDTAPGADHTEGFETVEHRVAMLSLEKLSPNRKDSKGEPIPIQEQLEQWYARRLKELELPEDASLRLLVEPKIDGVSVSLLYQDGRLARAVTRGDGKTGDVITRQVEQAGAVPSRLEGVSKGEIEVRGELYWPRPRFDAFNAKLDAAGERTLINPRNGTAGMIKRKEPEGLEHTGITSFLYQVPWVKGIELPDTQHGVLEWLAGTGANVYIDEIHVASDAEDAFRYCEAYGERRDGLEYEIDGMVIKIDEHRWYDRLGETGHHPHWGIAYKFPPERKPTRLKDVVVQVGKSGKLTPVAELEPVFLAGTTVSRASLHNFVEVARKDIRIGDTVYVEKAGEIIPQVVGVKDDERPADAREVRPPKECPACGSLVVSEEIFIFCPNPSCPAQVRERLQHFVSRAAMDVDGMGAKLIDQLVDKEGIDKPHELFAVTEKQLSGLERMGKKSAQNVLRGLEASKGRGLARVLVGLSIRHLGESMAEDLASYFGTAERLLGFAQRYTAGDEEAVATVAPEKGTGAIEGLAKKTADVIFAELDSAPIRAVFEGLEAQGVKVDAVIERREEVEGVANKSFVLTGTLPTLKRKDAGDRIKKAGGKVSGSVSKKTDFVVAGDEAGSKLEKAEKLGVTVIDEAELLRMLDGA, from the coding sequence ATGACAGTGGCCCTACAGCGCGAGGAGCTGGCGAAGCTCGCCGCCCAGATCCAGCACCACGAGGCGGCCTATCGCCGCGGGGAGCCGGAGATCCCCGACTCCGAGTTCGACGAGATGTTCGACCGCTACGTCGAGCTGGCCGACGCGCTCGGGGTGAAGCCCGAGGAGCGGCTCGACACGGCGCCGGGCGCCGACCACACGGAGGGCTTCGAGACGGTCGAGCACCGGGTGGCGATGTTGTCGCTCGAGAAGCTGTCGCCCAACCGCAAGGACAGCAAGGGCGAGCCGATCCCCATCCAGGAGCAGCTCGAGCAGTGGTACGCGCGGCGCCTGAAGGAGCTCGAGCTGCCCGAGGACGCCTCGCTGCGCTTGCTGGTGGAGCCGAAGATCGACGGCGTGAGCGTCTCGCTCCTCTACCAGGACGGCCGGCTCGCGCGCGCGGTGACGCGAGGGGACGGCAAGACCGGCGACGTCATCACGCGACAGGTGGAGCAGGCGGGGGCGGTGCCTTCACGGCTGGAGGGCGTGTCGAAGGGCGAGATCGAGGTGCGCGGCGAGCTCTACTGGCCCCGGCCGCGGTTCGACGCGTTCAACGCGAAGCTCGACGCGGCGGGCGAGCGCACGCTGATCAACCCGCGCAACGGCACCGCCGGCATGATCAAGCGGAAGGAGCCCGAGGGCCTCGAGCACACGGGCATCACGTCGTTCCTCTACCAGGTGCCCTGGGTGAAGGGCATCGAGCTGCCGGACACGCAGCACGGCGTGCTCGAGTGGCTCGCGGGCACGGGCGCGAACGTCTACATCGACGAGATCCACGTCGCGTCGGACGCGGAGGACGCGTTCCGCTACTGCGAGGCCTACGGCGAGCGGCGCGACGGGCTCGAGTACGAGATCGACGGCATGGTCATCAAGATCGACGAGCACCGGTGGTACGACCGGCTCGGCGAGACGGGTCACCACCCGCACTGGGGCATCGCCTACAAGTTCCCGCCCGAGCGCAAGCCCACGCGGCTGAAGGACGTCGTCGTCCAGGTCGGCAAGAGCGGCAAGCTCACCCCGGTGGCCGAGCTCGAGCCGGTCTTCCTCGCCGGGACCACGGTCTCTCGCGCGTCGCTCCACAACTTCGTGGAGGTGGCCCGCAAGGACATCCGGATCGGGGACACGGTGTACGTCGAGAAGGCGGGCGAGATCATCCCGCAGGTCGTCGGCGTCAAGGATGATGAGCGGCCCGCGGACGCGCGGGAGGTTCGGCCGCCCAAGGAGTGCCCCGCCTGCGGGAGCCTCGTCGTGTCGGAGGAGATCTTCATCTTCTGCCCCAACCCGAGCTGTCCGGCGCAGGTGCGCGAGCGCCTCCAGCACTTCGTCTCGCGCGCGGCGATGGACGTCGACGGGATGGGCGCGAAGCTCATCGATCAGCTCGTCGACAAGGAGGGGATCGACAAGCCGCACGAGCTGTTCGCGGTGACCGAGAAGCAGCTCTCGGGGCTCGAGCGCATGGGCAAGAAGAGCGCGCAGAACGTCTTGCGTGGCCTCGAGGCGTCGAAGGGGCGCGGGCTCGCCCGCGTGCTGGTCGGCCTCAGCATCCGGCACCTCGGGGAGTCGATGGCGGAGGATCTGGCCTCCTACTTCGGCACGGCCGAGAGGCTGCTCGGCTTCGCGCAGCGCTACACGGCCGGAGACGAGGAGGCGGTCGCCACCGTCGCGCCGGAGAAGGGCACGGGCGCGATCGAGGGGCTCGCCAAGAAGACGGCGGACGTCATCTTCGCGGAGCTCGACAGCGCGCCTATCCGCGCCGTCTTCGAGGGGCTCGAGGCGCAGGGCGTGAAGGTCGACGCGGTCATCGAGCGGCGCGAGGAGGTGGAGGGCGTCGCGAACAAGAGCTTCGTGTTGACCGGGACCTTGCCGACCCTCAAGCGCAAGGACGCCGGGGATCGCATCAAGAAGGCGGGCGGCAAGGTGAGCGGCTCGGTGAGCAAGAAGACCGACTTCGTCGTCGCGGGAGACGAGGCGGGCAGCAAGCTCGAGAAGGCCGAGAAGCTCGGCGTGACGGTGATCGACGAGGCGGAGCTGCTGCGCATGCTGGACGGCGCGTGA
- a CDS encoding DsbA family protein: MRASLVLMAALAIGCGAAQRPLPPGACSPMPEGEDARPWERRGYRLPVPWFAPRRGAARPRVALQVFSDFECPYCARATPTLDRVIEEYGACVQVVWRNRPMPYHPHAALAARAATEVYAQRGDAAFWTYHDRLFARQDELSRALLEREAEALGLDMAAFAAALDGDAHQHVIDRDRAAITRIELEAGTPSFFINGSFIHGARSYRVFAHHIEEALREQLGAEAPR; encoded by the coding sequence GTGAGAGCGTCGCTCGTGCTGATGGCGGCGCTCGCGATCGGCTGCGGCGCGGCGCAGCGTCCCCTGCCGCCGGGGGCGTGCAGCCCGATGCCCGAGGGAGAAGACGCGCGGCCGTGGGAGCGCCGCGGCTACCGCCTCCCGGTCCCGTGGTTCGCCCCGCGGAGAGGCGCCGCGCGGCCCCGGGTCGCGCTGCAGGTCTTCAGCGACTTCGAGTGCCCCTACTGCGCGCGGGCCACGCCGACCCTCGACCGGGTGATCGAGGAGTACGGGGCGTGCGTGCAGGTCGTCTGGCGCAACCGACCGATGCCGTATCACCCTCACGCGGCGCTGGCCGCGCGGGCCGCGACCGAGGTCTACGCGCAGCGCGGGGACGCGGCGTTCTGGACCTACCACGACCGGCTCTTCGCGCGGCAAGACGAGCTGTCGCGCGCGCTCCTCGAGCGGGAGGCGGAGGCGCTCGGGCTGGACATGGCGGCCTTCGCGGCCGCGCTCGACGGCGACGCGCACCAGCACGTGATCGACCGGGACCGGGCCGCCATCACGCGCATCGAGCTCGAGGCGGGCACGCCCAGCTTCTTCATCAACGGGTCGTTCATCCACGGGGCGCGCTCGTACCGCGTGTTCGCGCACCACATCGAGGAGGCGCTGCGGGAGCAGCTCGGGGCGGAGGCGCCGCGATGA
- a CDS encoding DUF547 domain-containing protein produces the protein MMRGVTARRLARPSSMRWICVVLLLGCSSTENGASQTARSEPPAAQPPADPPVSEPVSERRAAPAETETEGAAFDVSGWQSVLDRYATEDGGFRYAALHASDADRARLDAFVRSVGQAEPDSWARDEQLAFYIDAYNALTVSAVIAHWPIESVMRVEGFFDAETHQVAGRAMTLNQLENDVIRGDAFAEPRIHFAVNCASVGCPPLSRQAYTAENLEAQLAAQTEAFVRATTEVSGRRARLSQIFEWFAADFEPAGGVRAFVADQLEGDDADRVRDPRTRLAYAPYDWAINARR, from the coding sequence ATGATGAGAGGCGTAACCGCGCGGCGTCTCGCGCGTCCGTCGAGCATGCGATGGATCTGCGTGGTGTTGCTCCTGGGGTGCTCGTCGACCGAGAACGGGGCGTCGCAGACGGCGCGCAGCGAGCCGCCCGCGGCCCAGCCGCCCGCCGATCCGCCCGTCTCCGAGCCCGTCTCCGAGCGAAGGGCGGCGCCCGCCGAGACCGAGACGGAAGGCGCGGCGTTCGACGTCTCGGGCTGGCAGTCCGTGCTCGACCGCTACGCGACCGAGGACGGCGGCTTTCGCTACGCCGCGCTGCACGCGAGCGACGCGGACCGCGCGCGGCTGGACGCGTTCGTGCGATCCGTCGGTCAGGCCGAGCCCGATTCGTGGGCCCGCGACGAGCAGCTCGCGTTCTACATCGACGCCTACAACGCGTTGACGGTCAGCGCGGTGATCGCCCACTGGCCGATCGAGAGCGTGATGCGCGTGGAGGGCTTCTTCGACGCGGAGACGCACCAGGTGGCGGGCCGCGCGATGACGCTCAACCAGCTCGAGAACGACGTGATCCGGGGCGACGCCTTCGCGGAGCCGCGCATCCACTTCGCGGTCAACTGCGCGAGCGTGGGCTGTCCGCCGCTCAGCCGGCAGGCCTACACGGCCGAGAACCTCGAGGCGCAGCTCGCCGCGCAGACCGAGGCCTTCGTGCGCGCGACCACCGAGGTGAGCGGGCGCCGCGCGCGGCTGAGCCAGATCTTCGAGTGGTTCGCGGCCGACTTCGAGCCCGCGGGCGGCGTGCGCGCGTTCGTCGCCGATCAGCTCGAGGGGGACGACGCGGACCGCGTGCGCGACCCGCGGACCCGCCTCGCCTACGCGCCCTACGACTGGGCCATCAACGCGCGGCGCTGA